DNA from Roseimicrobium sp. ORNL1:
TGAACTACTGAGGCCCCCGACAAAGACCCCGCAACTGCCGCTCAAGCCCTTCAGCCTATCTGAAACGCGCCGTCATTTAAGAACGAGGTTCAGTAAGGCCAGCCAGGCCGATGGAGTAGAATTCTTCAGGCTTACTGGAGGAAATCCGCGAGTCCAGGCAAACTGTCTCGCAGCGAGGAGTAGCAACGCCAGGGAGATGTTGGCTTCGTTGGGACCTGGACGGACGACTGTTGACCAACAGATCGCAAAGCAGCTTGATGCTGCCATTTCAAGTCTACGTGATCAGCATACCAAGATCGTCGCGGCGCAAATTGATTCAATCTGTAGAGGACTGGCCACACTGCCACCTTTCATTCCAATCCCTGTGCTTGCCGCGGCAGCAAACGTAGATGTTGATGCAGTTAAGAGCTTTATAAGCGATCTAGGACGCCCGTTATGGCACTCAGACGATTCCGTTCAATTTCGTGATGAACCCGTCGAGACATGGTTCCGAACTACCTATGCCGCCTCCAAAGATGAAATTCGGGTATATGCTGAAGCCCTTGAGCCACTCTCTTCCTATTACTCATACGTGGCTCGTGCATTGCCGGGACTGTGGCATCGCGCCGGTGACCATGATCGGCTAATTGCGATCGCCTTGTCCGATGACTACCTGCCGGAAGAGAATCCAATTGATGTGAGGGATGTTCGAATCTTTAGACTTCAATATGCGTTCAAGACCGCTCTAAGAGCGAAACGACTCTCCGATGCGGCGAAGGTCGCCCTGCGAGCGGGAGAAGAAATGGCAGGCAACGACCGGCAGCTTTCGTTGCTGCGGGGCAATATAGACCTAATGGGGGTGTTGCAGGAGCCACATCGCATTCAGGAATGCGCTTACAAGCGCCTTTTAAAAGGAGGGTGGGCGGGAGCGGAAAACGCCTTCGCAGCCTCTCTACTATCCTCACATTCGGACTTTCATGGCGAAGCTCGGAACTATCTCAATTCTGCTTTCGAGTGGCTGCACATTCATTTTGAAGAACGAAAAAGACTCCGCAAAGAGCACCCGCACTATATTGACCCACTCTCAGTTTCGGACGTTGTTGAGCTTGCCTGGGCTGAACTGAATCTATCTGGGACCAAATCGGTGACCAACTATATCTGTAAATGGTCACCCTCTGAATGGATACTTGATATCACCACTTCCGTTGTCAGGAGGTTGGTGGATGCTGGGCGCTTCAAGGAAATCGAAACCATGGCCCGACATGGAGCCGTGAACGCTCACTTCATAGTCGGATTGGGCGATGAGCTCCTGAAGAGTTCCAAGCTTCCACCCAAATCTGCCTTACGTTGGACGCTCGATCAATTTGAGGCTGGAAAGGTGCAGATTAACCGCCCAAATGCTGATCCGCTGATAGACTATGACACCCCGGCGATTGTTAGCTTTGCGGAAGCATGCGCCTTCCATCGACTCCCATCAGCGAAGATCCTGCTGGTCCTGGCGCCAGCGCTGACCATGCCCTCTCTGCATCGTCTCACTAGCGACTACGACACGCTTCGTCGACATACGTTTTCACGGGCTGTTGCCCTCAAAGCAGCATTAGAAGGGAGCGGACTTCCGGACATTAAAGTTTTGGTTCCTGACGTTGCCATTGAGGTTAGACAGAATGCCCATTCTGCAGAAGAAAGGCAGAACGCCAGAAGGATGCTATCGGCATTGCTCCCACTCTATCATGTCCGAGCCCAAGTGCTCATTGGGGCATCAAACTCACAATCGCTTGATGTGATGGATGTCAAGGTTGCTCAAGAGGATTCGGCTACCGATTACTGGTCGAGTTCAAGGATTGACTGGTTTTGGGATGAGTTGCTTGGAGTGCGCCTTTCGGTGTTGGCTCTCAAAGGCACTATTTCCCCAAGCGAATTCAAAGAACTAAAGGCGCAGACCGAAGGTTCGAATGGTCGATTGCGTAGGTTGTTCAATCGCAACTCGATGGCGCGCACGGCCTATCGTCACGACCACCTTGTTGAAATTGGACAAGTATGCGAGCGCAGTTGCGTCGCCATCATTGGCGCTGAGCATTCTGAGGAGCCAGAGCAACGCGCAGGTTGGTTCATAAGCCTCGCCAGGGCGGTGCTTTCCTTCAATTTGACAGAAGCTTCGGCGTATTTCTGCAAATCAATTGATGCCGTCTCGAAGTTTGGTGATGAGATCCTGGAAAGATGGGATGCGGTTGGAGCTATTGCTAGGCGAGCAGGTGACGATGCTCCGGAGTTGCCGGAGGTGGCGTATCGCTTTGTTCGCTCAGCGGAGATGGTAGGCGATACAATTGCCAGGGAAAAGTATTGGGACAGATCAGAAGTATTCCGAATAGCCGTGCGACTGCATGCTCCATCTGCGTTTTGTGCGTTGAGTCGGTGGCGAGATCGTGACGTAGGTGACTTCCCTGATGAGCTGAAGGCTCTGGCTATCGGATCGATCCAGAACGGAAGCCTCAATCATGTTTCAGGATTCTGTGTTACAGGCTTTAGCGGCCCGAAAGGTTCGGTAAAGCTTTTGCGGGAATGTATCCAGCGCGAACCCAATGCTGACCTGCGACAGCGGATCTTTGATGTTTTTGTGGAAGATGCCTATGTGGAAAGTGAGCTGATCGATATTGAATCCAAGCTTGAGAATGTGGCACATGATGGGGAGGTCAAGCTTGAGAATCTTCGCAAGATGGTCGACATAGCGAAGCGTACCAGACCCCAAATCACGGATTCGTCCAAAGAACAGGGCCACTATGGGGAAGTGCAAGAGGCAGTTGCAGAATGGGTTCTCCCAGGAATTGAACGACTGGACCTTGCAAGCGTTGCGGGGATAGCAAAGGCTGTTTTAACGCTAGAGGCTTCGAAACGTCGTTGGGAACATGCGAGTTTCTGGCCTGCAGTAGTCGATAGAATCCCGCGTGGGCGCGAAATTGAATTCTTGAAGGCCGTTGTCCAGGTGAAGCAAGTAGGGTGGCTGGACATGCGCCATGTGCTAACGGCTGCTCGGGAGAAGTGGAAGGAACTGATGTCTTTCCAACGACACTGGCCGTCAGTCCTGCGGTCTGTCGGGAGGCGGTTTTACGTAGAGCTTGCTGGCCGAGGTGGTCTTGATTACTGGACCGATGGCGCGCGATTTGAAGAGTTGGACATTGACTCAGTCAAGCATGGTATTCACGAGGGCATTGAAGAGGCATCTGCGCTGTTGGACAGCGGTTCGCTCTTTGGCTTTGTCGCGGTACTGGCGAAGCGGTTGTCCTGTGCAGAAGCGCGTGATGTTCTAAACTTCGCTTTGCAGCGATTTGAGGTCTATATCGACCCGGACTACGCGGATGGAGCTTGGGAACCATGGCTTCAGCCCCCACGGGATACCGGTGCTGCCTTTGCGGGATTGTTATGGGCGTCCCTCGGCGCACCTGACTCAGGCGTGCGGTGGGAAGCCGCTCACTGTGTCCGTCGGTTGGTGGAGTTTGGATGTGTCCCTGAGCTTGGAGCGTTGTTGCAACGAATCAATGAGGATGACGTGGCAGCTTTTCTGGGTAAAGGCCATGCGTTCTACCCTCTTCACGCTCAGCTATACACACTCATAGGCTTGTCCAGGGGCGCATTGAACAATGTTGAGGTCCTGATACCACATTGTGAGGTGTTCACGCGTATGGCACTTCATTCCATTCCTCATGCCCTAATTCAACCGCTCGCCGCCAAGCTCGCTCTCGCCATTGGCGCTGTGGTTCCAGGGACGCTAACTCCAACCGACATTGCTTCATTGCAAGCGGTTGGAGTTAGCCCATTTCCCCTCCGTCACCCGGAAGAAGCGGAGAGTTTTGACAGCCCGTTCCACGGAGCGGGACTCGTCGTTCCCGCGGAAGCTCCCGGCTTTGAATTGGACTTTGACGCCTATTGGTTGCCGTCTCTCGCCAGCGTCTTCGGAGTGCCCAACGGTCAGATTGATGATTTGATGCGGATTGCCTCAGTGAGCAATCTGGGTGTCGTTGCTCTACGTGGCCAACACCCGGTCGACACGAGGCGAGAACAGTGGAATTCGCAGAATTACTACTCACGTGGAACCTCTCATAGCCACGGTTCATATCCTCGTGTGGACACATTCGACTTCTACTATTCCTATCATTCTTTGATGATCGTTGCCTCCAAGCTATTAGCGGCTATGCCCGTAATCTACCGTTACAATGATGAAATGGGCGAACGTAACCGGTGGAGGGAGTGGGTCGCACGACACGGACTAACCCGAAGTGACGGGCGATGGCTCTGCGACCGGCGAGATCCTTCATTGCCGTCGCGGAAGCGGGGAGACACCCCTTACGGACGGATAGAATGGTTGTGCGGTGTTGTAGCTGGCGACTTCTTCGAGGCACTTACCGCTCAAGCTACAATTGCTGGAGGACTATGCATCAGCGGATCTTGGCACGACGGCAACTCCAGCAGACAGGAGCACTTTACAGTTTCCAGCGCTTTCGTGCGTCCAGAAATGCAATCGTCACTAGCGAATGCCCTGCGCACTGCAGAGCATCCCAATCTTGTGGTTACTACCTCTTTTGAGGAGGCCCCTGAGTCCCCATTTGATTTGATGATTTGGATTGCAGAACCGGGCGGAGGAGATTCTCGACTTGATGCATTTGATCCACATGCGAACAAACTCTCATACCCTGTTCGTAAAGTGGGACCTCAGGTGGTACACGACTATGGTCTGACATCAGATCCTGAAAACAGATACTGGTGGTGTCCAGGCTCCCCTGACCCGGTAGTAATTGCTGAAGCTTGGAGCGAGGGTGGGAGAGATGAGCGCTATGTTGGACAGCGACGTGGCGAGAGAGTGTTCATATCCGTCGAATTTTTAAAGTCACTATGCAAGCGGTATGGGAGGTCACTGATCCTTCTGGTGCAAATCCATCGCTACGAATCCAGGGGCGGCAGCCATGACGATGATGGTTTTTCCTGGTTGCCTAGATCCCATAAAGTTTTCATTTTCTCCGAAGATGGACTCCTCAAAGACTCCAGAACAGATCATCGAATTGGGTAAGGCTCTCGTGGCTACTCTAGAGGCCGAAGGCATTGATACGCTATCCGCGTGGATGGCGCACTACATCGCGGAGCTGATGGAGGCTGCTGATAAACCCGGGGAGGACAGAGCAGATGCGCAGGAACGCTGTTTTGAGGCGATTCTTCGGCTGTGGAAACACCGTGCCTCGATGCCGTCTGGTCGCCGTCCATTCGAAGCGTTTGATGTAATTATTCAGACCCTAGACCGACTCAATCCCGATGACCCTCGGACCTACTACTTTGAAATGTGGCGACGGAGAGGGCCAAAGGACTCTTCTGATGAAAAGAAGGATGCAGTCGAGAAGATGCTGGAAGTAGCGATGGCGGCAGATCGCGCGGCCCGAATTGTAATTCAGTACCTCATATCCGTTGCAGTGGACGGGCGCATTGATGACCTAACACGAACTCTGCTGAAAAACGCCGTCGGGGACGAAGACGCTTTGGATGTTGACGCCTACAACAAACTGATTGCAGACCTTGCTGCCGGCAAGGCTGACTTTGGGGCAAAGGAACGCGATGCGTTGAAGCGCAAAATTGAACAGCTAGACCTGTTCCTAAAACTGGGGCAAGGAGTGAGGGAGATGCTTGTTGGGACAGTGGGTGCTTCCGAGCCATCCAATTTGGCTGATTCCAAGCTCGACTGAGCAGCGGGGACGATTCATAGGTGCCAAAGTATGCGAAGACTGGCTCAATATGGCGCCTTTCACTGCTCCGAATGGTCAGTCTGGAGACCGGCATCGGACCGCTTTGCCCCTGGCGCGGCTTCGATAAGCGCCCCAATCGTTACGAACACTCCAGCCAGCATTCCGAGTGCGATACAAAATCCCATGAGGTCGTTCGAACCGAGAAGGAAGTTGATGCCGGTCAGAGCCCACAGGCCGGACGCGGCGAAGGCGACGATCTTGAGCCACAGCATCGGTCGAAGAAGGCAAACGATGGTTGCGGCAG
Protein-coding regions in this window:
- a CDS encoding ATP-binding protein, which produces MVNDAVRYSRAGDRFHYLWAARQCLELIDLRSSVEAITVEGSPEPTAAGELVIDVGKVLAAGGGAKSVQYFQLKHSTLKTSKHITFSELAHTMAGFAERFRHGRSKKAAKFSITEFSIISNRQVSPTVKNGFQAIAAGAKAHPKFSADLKKTTKLSAADLKLFCSAVSFRDDEGDYLQQERELKFEIAPYSTSGYEDTEVLKLVGMVTEHALPESKGRRRRGAIVREDVLKRLGVDHTRDLFPAPSAMESIDATFLREQHAEFIRKIKDAPRPVILHAPGGVGKSVVAQQLARSFPKGSVGIVYDCFGGGNYLNEAEPRHRACDALVQIANELSVQGLCRTLLANATTPRDVVIRSFLTRVKEACELIRRRSRSALLVILVDAADNAEMAADAANEPGFPQSLIRQAFPENCRVVFLCRTERRELLRPPTKTPQLPLKPFSLSETRRHLRTRFSKASQADGVEFFRLTGGNPRVQANCLAARSSNAREMLASLGPGRTTVDQQIAKQLDAAISSLRDQHTKIVAAQIDSICRGLATLPPFIPIPVLAAAANVDVDAVKSFISDLGRPLWHSDDSVQFRDEPVETWFRTTYAASKDEIRVYAEALEPLSSYYSYVARALPGLWHRAGDHDRLIAIALSDDYLPEENPIDVRDVRIFRLQYAFKTALRAKRLSDAAKVALRAGEEMAGNDRQLSLLRGNIDLMGVLQEPHRIQECAYKRLLKGGWAGAENAFAASLLSSHSDFHGEARNYLNSAFEWLHIHFEERKRLRKEHPHYIDPLSVSDVVELAWAELNLSGTKSVTNYICKWSPSEWILDITTSVVRRLVDAGRFKEIETMARHGAVNAHFIVGLGDELLKSSKLPPKSALRWTLDQFEAGKVQINRPNADPLIDYDTPAIVSFAEACAFHRLPSAKILLVLAPALTMPSLHRLTSDYDTLRRHTFSRAVALKAALEGSGLPDIKVLVPDVAIEVRQNAHSAEERQNARRMLSALLPLYHVRAQVLIGASNSQSLDVMDVKVAQEDSATDYWSSSRIDWFWDELLGVRLSVLALKGTISPSEFKELKAQTEGSNGRLRRLFNRNSMARTAYRHDHLVEIGQVCERSCVAIIGAEHSEEPEQRAGWFISLARAVLSFNLTEASAYFCKSIDAVSKFGDEILERWDAVGAIARRAGDDAPELPEVAYRFVRSAEMVGDTIAREKYWDRSEVFRIAVRLHAPSAFCALSRWRDRDVGDFPDELKALAIGSIQNGSLNHVSGFCVTGFSGPKGSVKLLRECIQREPNADLRQRIFDVFVEDAYVESELIDIESKLENVAHDGEVKLENLRKMVDIAKRTRPQITDSSKEQGHYGEVQEAVAEWVLPGIERLDLASVAGIAKAVLTLEASKRRWEHASFWPAVVDRIPRGREIEFLKAVVQVKQVGWLDMRHVLTAAREKWKELMSFQRHWPSVLRSVGRRFYVELAGRGGLDYWTDGARFEELDIDSVKHGIHEGIEEASALLDSGSLFGFVAVLAKRLSCAEARDVLNFALQRFEVYIDPDYADGAWEPWLQPPRDTGAAFAGLLWASLGAPDSGVRWEAAHCVRRLVEFGCVPELGALLQRINEDDVAAFLGKGHAFYPLHAQLYTLIGLSRGALNNVEVLIPHCEVFTRMALHSIPHALIQPLAAKLALAIGAVVPGTLTPTDIASLQAVGVSPFPLRHPEEAESFDSPFHGAGLVVPAEAPGFELDFDAYWLPSLASVFGVPNGQIDDLMRIASVSNLGVVALRGQHPVDTRREQWNSQNYYSRGTSHSHGSYPRVDTFDFYYSYHSLMIVASKLLAAMPVIYRYNDEMGERNRWREWVARHGLTRSDGRWLCDRRDPSLPSRKRGDTPYGRIEWLCGVVAGDFFEALTAQATIAGGLCISGSWHDGNSSRQEHFTVSSAFVRPEMQSSLANALRTAEHPNLVVTTSFEEAPESPFDLMIWIAEPGGGDSRLDAFDPHANKLSYPVRKVGPQVVHDYGLTSDPENRYWWCPGSPDPVVIAEAWSEGGRDERYVGQRRGERVFISVEFLKSLCKRYGRSLILLVQIHRYESRGGSHDDDGFSWLPRSHKVFIFSEDGLLKDSRTDHRIG